From the genome of Triticum aestivum cultivar Chinese Spring chromosome 3B, IWGSC CS RefSeq v2.1, whole genome shotgun sequence, one region includes:
- the LOC123072403 gene encoding uncharacterized protein: protein MISIVYIVQVTMNSLDVPDDELSDSEQVLINNISAVSLFRDVLFTRLFKTTHNTSILTGAQKTIELLEGHPVRFYELIRLEKHTFFLLQDALCERKLLKDTNRMTVDEQLLMFLYTIGHNVRNRVMQDRYQHSGEPISRHFNKVLDAINGLRDVCITDPSNQVPSKILGDARFYPYFKNCLGAIDGTHIEAKIRLDKQTPYRNRHGYPSQNVMAAVSFDMTFSYVAAGWEGSASDQAVLRWVVTSGGLVVPEGKIINILIICVSII, encoded by the exons ATGATATCAATAGTGTATATTGTGCAGGTAACTATGAACAGCTTGGATGTGCCAGATGATGAACTTTCTGACTCTGAGCAAGTGCTTATTAACAACATTtctgcagtgtccttgtttcgtGATGTGTTGTTTACAAGGTTATTCAAAACAACTCATAACACCTCTATATTAACTGGTGCTCAGAAAACAATAGAGCTGTTAGAGGGACATCCagttagattttatgaactaattCGTCTTGAGAAGCACACATTCTTCTTGTTGCAGGATGCTTTGTGCGAGAGAAAGTTACTTAAGGATACAAATCGAATGACAGTGGATGAACAACTACTCATGTTTTTATATACAATTGGTCACAATGTTAGAAACCGTGTCATGCAAGATAGATATCAGCATTCTGGCGAACCAATCAGCCGACACTTCAACAAAGTTTTAGACGCCATAAATGGTTTGCGTGATGTTTGCATAACAGATCCAAGCAATCAAGTCCCATCCAAAATATTGGGTGATGCAAGGTTCTACCCATATTTCAAG AACTGCCTAGGAGCAATTGACGGGACCCACATTGAGGCGAAAATCAGGCTTGATAAGCAAACTCCTTACAGAAATAGGCATGGTTATCCGTCTCAAAATGTAATGGCAGCAGTGTCATTTGACATGACATTCTCTTATGTCGCTGCTGGATGGGAGGGTTCTGCATCGGATCAAGCTGTTCTAAGATGGGTTGTTACTAGTGGGGGTTTGGTTGTTCCTGAAGGTAAAATTATAAATATATTAATTATTTGTGTATCTATAATATAA
- the LOC123066559 gene encoding protein LIFEGUARD 2 encodes MKGGDIEAGTSAAPAGALYPGMAESPELRWALIRKIYVILSLQLLLTAAVAAVVVKVPAIPHFFASSYAGLGLYIFLLILPFIVLCPLYIYRQKHPLNLLLLGVFTVAISFAVGMTCAFTSGKVILEAAILTTVVVFSLTAYTFWAVKRGKDFSFLGPFLFASLIMLLVFGFIQILFPLGKLSHMIYGALAALIFSGYIVYDTDNIIKRYTYDEYVWAAVSLYLDIINLFMALLTLFSAGDS; translated from the exons ATGAAGGGCGGCGACATCGAGGCGGGGACCTCCGCGGCGCCGGCGGGGGCGCTGTACCCCGGGATGGCGGAGAGCCCCGAGCTGCGCTGGGCGCTCATCCGGAAGATCTACGTCATCCTCTCCCTGCAGCTGCTcctcaccgccgccgtcgccgccgtcgtcgtcaagGTCCCCGCTATCCCCCACTTTTTCGCCTCCTCCTACGCCGGCCTCGGGCTCTacatcttcctcctcatcctcccctTCATCG TGCTCTGCCCGTTGTACATCTACCGCCAGAAGCACCCACTCAACCTGCTGCTGCTTGGCGTCTTCACAGTGGCCATCAGCTTCGCTGTCGGCATGACATGTGCCTTTACTAGCG GCAAGGTCATTTTGGAGGCAGCAATTCTTACAACGGTGGTTGTCTTCAGCCTGACTGCTTACACTTTCTGGGCTGTAAAGAGGGGCAAGGACTTCAGCTTCCTTGGTCCTTTCTTATTTGCTTCTCTCATCATGCTGCTCGTCTTTGGGTTCATTCAG ATCCTCTTCCCGCTGGGCAAGCTCTCTCACATGATCTACGGTGCGCTGGCGGCACTCATCTTCAGTGGCTACATTGTCTATGACACGGACAACATCATCAAGCGTTATACCTATGACGAGTATGTCTGGGCTGCCGTCTCCCTCTACCTTGACATCATTAATCTGTTCATGGCCCTGCTCACCCTGTTTAGTGCGGGTGACAGCTAA